The Passer domesticus isolate bPasDom1 chromosome 31, bPasDom1.hap1, whole genome shotgun sequence genome has a window encoding:
- the DTX3 gene encoding probable E3 ubiquitin-protein ligase DTX3 — protein sequence MGSPVSFVLSRMSGCGGPAKSRVTVPKRVWEFVTRERAARLALLAQEARVRILVDGETPELYVLQLCATPPGPAGGAGLCPARKALKALLKETEKELKKRSQRHGEVLGARPEPPAGAAGSPGAGPARDEEPERQCPICLGEMRGPRTLERCRHSFCGECIARALQVRSACPVCGRFYGQLVGNQPPDGRMLVTRDAALPLPGYEAFGTIIIQYVFPPGVQGVEHPNPGVRYPGTTRVAYLPDCPEGNKVLGLFRKAFAQRLTFTVGTSLTTGRANVITWNDIHHKTNCTGGPQLFGYPDPTYLARVQEELRAKGITED from the exons ATGGGCTCACCAG TGTCGTTCGTGCTCTCGAGGATGTCGGGCTGCGGGGGCCCCGCCAAGAGCCGTGTGACGGTGCCCAAGCGCGTGTGGGAGTTCGTGACGCGGGAGCGCGCGGCGCGCCTGGCGCTGCTGGCGCAGGAGGCGCGGGTGCGGATCCTGGTGGACGGCGAGACCCCCGAGCTGTacgtgctgcagctctgcgcgacccccccgggccccgccggcggcgcggggctcTGCCCGGCCCGCAAGGCGCTCAAGGCGCTGCTCAAGGAGACCGAGAAGGAGCTGAAGAAGCGCAGCCAGCGGCACGGGGAGGTGCTGGGGGCCCGGCCGGAGCCCCCCGCGGGCGCCGCGGGCTCTCCCGGCGCGGGCCCGGCGCGGGACGAGGAGCCGGAGCGGCAGTGCCCGATCTGCCTGGGCGAGATGCGCGGGCCGCGCACGCTGGAGCGCTGCCGGCACTCGTTCTGCGGGGAGTGCATCGCCCGGGCGCTGCAGGTGCGCTCCGCCTGCCCCGTCTGCGGCCGCTTCTACGGGCAGCTGGTGGGCAACCAGCCCCCCGACGGGCGCATGCTGGTCACCCGCGACGCcgcgctgcccctgcccggctACGAGGCCTTCGGCACCATCATCATCCAGTACGTCTTCCCGCCCGGCGTGCAGGGG GTGGAGCACCCGAACCCGGGCGTGCGCTACCCGGGCACCACGCGCGTGGCGTACCTGCCCGACTGCCCCGAGGGCAacaaggtgctggggctgttCCGCAAGGCCTTCGCCCAGCGCCTCACCTTCACCGTGGGCACCTCGCTGACCACCGGCCGTGCCAACGTCATCACCTGGAACGACATCCACCACAAGACCAACTGCACCGGCGGGCCCCAGCT GTTCGGGTACCCCGACCCCACGTACCTCGCCcgggtgcaggaggagctgcgGGCCAAGGGCATCACCGAGGACTGA